ttttaccattagggcgccgaaggcgcccggctttagaacgcgtataacgcgcctcgtacacgcccgacgctttgagtaagagggcgccttcggcgcccgatacttttagtatgagaaagtagaagtcgcctggctttggaccgcgcgcagcgcgccacgtacgtcgggctacgcccgactcttttagtatgagggcgccgaaggcgcccggctttggaacgcgtacagcgcgccacgtacgtcgggctacgcccgacgctttgagtatgaggccggctttggtaatcatacagcgtgtcacgctacacccaatacttttaatatgagagatttgaaggtgcctggctttggactgcgtgcagcgcgccacgtacatcgggctacgccaaaacctttaagtgtgagggcgccgaaggtgcccggctttggtaagcgtacagcgtgtcacgtacgtcggactacgcccgacacttttagtatgagaaagtagaagtcgcctggccttggaccgcgcgcagtgcgccacgtatgtacgtcgggctacgcccgactcttttagtatgagggcgccgaaggcgcccggctttggaacgcgtacaacgcgccacgtatgtcgggctacggccgatgctttgagtatgagggcgccaaaggcgcccggctttggtaagcgtatagcgtgtcacgtacgtcgggctacgcctgacccttttagtgtgggggcgtctttggcgcctggctttggaccgagtgcatatacttggacaagttgcaggaagcgcacatctttcttacgctctgagccgtaggccctacgtggagctcacccttcggccttaaaaaaaatgtcatcatcatcataaatgttaaaattaaatcaaaccatacggttataatgatactttcacgatttgttctgccaaagtcggtgcagagttagcttagacggactctgtatcgtatcgattaataaatagaagttatattttaaacttttcgattccataaccgcaattacgaacatgttttaaaaactatgagtagtatgtacctacctaatataatataattatatttttttatgatcagcggtcaaaccctttccttttatttcaataagtatcccattcaataataatatttggttttatgagattagcttctcttaacatattttgtcaattcttactttctcaaaatgaaacttaaacccacatgttgcatatatagtatcaatcggctttcagcccttcattttgataccctactcgataggtttgcacgatatttttttctaaaggttgcgtaatatggcgtattaagtccgccatattgtttttataataacgtcacatagcctatgttacccgggatgacgtaaggattctaatgatgtatcatacgtctaaatcggttaaggcattcagaagttaaggtggaataaagaaactcacatacatacaaacatgaacgctgaaaacaatacactctttttgtttgggcagtcgtgtaaaaacagaataaaataaagatttaaatggggctcccatacaacaaacgtgattttttttttttcattatggtacggaacccttcgtgcgcgagtccgactcgcacttgcccggtttttaatacaatggacattggttggagtctgtgcttaactacttatcctgaagcctgaagcacggctttgacttcgcatgaaagttcgcctcactggggcacttcggacttttaggcccagggctataaccgcgaaaatcgaagtttgcaaattgcgggcatttttctctgtcactctaattacgccttcattgttcacgttttttaatacgaatagagtctgtgcggaaagagaagagtcgtggaatgtaaagGAGCctatacattctacgactcttctctttccgcacaatcTATAACcgtatatttgaaatgtgttaGGCTTTAACATTCACAACAACTCACCGTGTATAGTCATCCACGTCTTGTGATCTCCCAAGTCAGTAAAGCCGACAAATATGACCCCAAAAAGAGGCTTCTCCACACTGGCTTTAGCGTACAGCTTTTGGAAGACCTGAGACTAGGTCTTACTGTTGATAACTGCTAAGTGCGCACCCTCGTCGGAGCAGGTGGCGAAGGCGGTAGACCAGTTCTTTTCCTGCGTATGGAACTTGTAACAGCGGTTTGTTCGGGCCTCATATTTATAATCTGCAAAACAAGTATTAGTTAGCTCCAACTGTAGTCAGGGAGTGTTTAACATCACATCTACTTCCTCCCAAGACTGACAAGGCGTAACAGACCGTCTCATCTCCctaatttttatgttttttttttaatctaatttGATTACACGGCCTCTCGTACCGGGACCTTGTAGTATCGACGCCAACTCCAGTAATGGTCTAAGCTAGAGCTAcctacggaaataggtttgcaatttatagagcaacgaaatccctatTAACAGCTTCCAGGCGcccgaattaattaataatgatagtatggcacactaactagagggatttcgttgctctataaattgcaaacctatttccgtagctagctctCCGTCTATAAACTTTCATGAGAagacaagaaaatgctatgaaaatatttaattagataTCTTCTTCCTCCTGCAGTTCAAACTGTCAAAACAGTTTTGCAGGGACTTTGTTCAAATTGTAATATTGTATTCTGAATGTTTAATAATTcaatataataaacaaataataataacagtaTCGTTGTCGTCGCATACCAACACAATACCTATCATCACAATATTATCCCTactaaataatacctaaatattataaatgcgaaaatgtctgtctgttacctcttcatcacgcttaaactgttgaaccgatttagatgaaatttggtatggagatagattGAGGCACGGGGAAGGACATAAGATAGTTATCATCGTCATCATTACTAAAGCTAGTATAAGATATTTGGAGTTGTACCTTTATCATCTGTTCCACAGTCCACAACGCTTGGCCTCTTCCTCGTTAAGCAGACAAAAGGCAGAGCCACCGAACAGCTGCCGCGGATCATTGCGTTCTCATCCTTATCATTTTGAGTGAGATGCAAGCAGTTCTCAGTACGACTGGCGTTTAAAGACTCCTCGTGTACCAATACCGACTTGCTAGACAATCGAGTGCCTGAAACAGCAAAAGATCAACAAAGTCTCATTTACGCTGcatcttacgtaagcgaacaactcgcgaacgcgacgcggcgcggcgcggcggcgggcccaaggcgttcgcgttcgcaacgagatcgccctcgtaggacacttctataggtatcaaaggattgattcaccccacgccgcatcgcttcgcttcgcgttcgaGTGTTGTTCGCatacgtagtacgctgcgttagacgtttcaaaaacttttaaaaacttgcatgcaatttaaCGATAAATTGCTAAGTACAGAACGCGCACGCTagttcttgaaccgtctaaaGGGGCTTAAATAAGAATACCCACTTGACAAGTTATTTCTCCTTTTATTTTCTTAGCTATATGTATGTCATATTTCCTGTTGCCTTTCCATTGAGGCGGTGATGCCAGAAGACGTGCGGgaaacaatatacatataacATTAAGTAGGTCTCTACGTCGTAGAGAAAAAAGTGTTCAACTCATGTATCCTACCCTGCCTCACGTATGGATGCCAGACATGGGCAGTGACTCAAAAACAACTCATTAAACTGAGAACCTGTCAGAGAGGAATCGAAAGGAGCATGCTTGGTGTTCGGCTAAACGACCGCAAACGAGCAGAGGAAATACGACAGCATATGAATATAAGACAGCTAAAATGGCGATGGACGGGACACATGACAAGAGATAGCAGGACAAAATGGACCAAAATTATAACGGACTGGTTCCCACGGGATGGCAAAAGGAAACAAGGCGGCCAATTCAAAAGGTGGGgagatgatattaaaaaaatcggaGGAGTAGAATGGCCTAAGAAAGCAGCCGACAAAACAGAATGGAGGAAGCTGGAAGAGGCCTATGTGTCACTTGACACGCTGACCACTAAACCGGAAAACCGATGTGCTAATAGTTAATAAGATTTAAAGtatgtaaaatatgttttatttatgtttagtaTCAGCAATAAAGGCTATTACATCAAAGGTCCCTACGTCCGCTGGATTACAACCATTGCTATTGGTTGATTCCAGCACGTCTCCTCCTATCTCCGCCTACAAAGAGTAACCTCATGCTTTCTCCCATTTGGGACTGTACTCTGAGCTTACTAGCCGGACTAAGGCTTAGATTAGAACGCACTGCGATTAATTTCGTGCGGTTACACGCAAAAAGTGTAACGTACGGCATGCTTCATAAGCGCATGCACTTGCAAGCATCTTGCAAGactgaaaccgcaagaaattAATCGCAGCCTTAGTATgtacaaagagaatagagtgaaTAGAGAAtgattgtcatactaaattttgtggtcacagtaaatttactgccatctttcgacagagcgattaaaacttttagaacgccatttgactttgatccttattttttcactgatatgtgttaaatttgttaattgtcaaaaagtatcgTCATCTactcgaggataggccaaaggtatggtgcaatcttttcgagcgaagGCGTGTCATATCATACCTTCCATAGAGTAGTAGTGCCCAGTGGCGTAAGTATCATGTACTCCAGTAAACACTTTCAATGTCTGGGACTTGCTCATTTCATTACGGATTGCTTCTTGTAAATCATCATTTTCAGGTGAAGCGAGTACAGCATCTGTAAAGAAAATATTTACGTCACATATCatcaggcaactaatactcatcgagacaattctaaaaacacAAATAGGTTGCGTTATTTTATCTCAGAGTTTCCTATGGCTACCTCGTGTCTACATcgtcagatcagctcgaaggtaatattgcattgtcacccgacttacatatgtaggcaaattttcagcttcattggaagttgagaagtaggtacctaagtaggtagaATTTAACTGCCAATgaaagatttgacccgtacaaacatgtacatatgtttgtacgggtcaaataaGCTTGgtaaatttgctaaagatacgaaatagatcggatatgtcagtgtcaaaagtgacatatcTTCaagcaaaaacgtcacttttggcactgacatatccgatccatccTTAGCAAAtgtttgacgtatcttaaagttcgaatcgggccgtctaACGGGTCCTCGATAGAATTACGGGCTGCCGGGTCTCTTTGTAGGAGCTATCTTTGTAGTGGTTACCTTCGCGCGCGCAAATCAGCCGCGCATCCCTCCATGTTGCGGGTTCCAAGTGTAAGTTTAGCCAGCCGGCTGTCTTGGGGTAGTAGGTGTAGTCCCGTTGCACCGGATTGGCCTCTGCAACCAGGTAAATAGGTATAgtgtatagtttttttttggtcaatacAATATTCACAACAATCACAACGCACTTAAGACtgttgtgttttctaataaaccaattcaTTTCTGTATAAATcagtatattaatattgttgacACTGATTGATTCCCGAACTTTTGGTCtctgtcacataattttattttctctctGGAGTTGCAATCATATAATTCATATGAATTATATCAGTGCAAGTACTGTGTagtaaacaacaaaacaaaggcaattttaaaataggtacagttacaatttacaaccgTTACAATAGTGTACCTAGGTagtatagtctgttcgagaaactgaaaacggtaaaaaatagagatactactcctaaaaatacgtgtgacatctcattagattcgtcatgatgcctcaCACATATgatgcacacaaaaaatatcaaaagttataaacaaaaaaaagggggaaaaaagtagatattttttatttccccaatatctccaaaagtattaatattgaAGAAACCAAAATTACTATTATAAAGGAGgtggatatttccaataaatattccatacttgcagaaccgcatctccattatttatactttttattcaacgctgaacacagcccttcgcgcctcattttcgggaaacgcgcgcggcgtgaaaaagcgagtacgtaacattaaatataattttaaagttaaaggtattaaatattcattgaaaaatttaaaaaaattatggtgtatttaaaacaggTCAACAagtgtactacttgtagaaatttatcttaaagttagtttttcaacaagttaggcaatttttaatgaacaaaattttctaccttctttattgaaaacgataataaatgtattaataaatatcgtaa
This genomic interval from Cydia splendana chromosome 4, ilCydSple1.2, whole genome shotgun sequence contains the following:
- the LOC134789578 gene encoding hemolymph lipopolysaccharide-binding protein-like; the protein is MEANPVQRDYTYYPKTAGWLNLHLEPATWRDARLICAREDAVLASPENDDLQEAIRNEMSKSQTLKVFTGVHDTYATGHYYSMEGTRLSSKSVLVHEESLNASRTENCLHLTQNDKDENAMIRGSCSVALPFVCLTRKRPSVVDCGTDDKDYKYEARTNRCYKFHTQEKNWSTAFATCSDEGAHLAVINSKT